One genomic segment of Mesoterricola silvestris includes these proteins:
- the dnaN gene encoding DNA polymerase III subunit beta, which translates to MNFQVQVSKERLDKTLGILKHALERRVTLPILQHVLLEVQDHEMTLKATDMELAFEAVLPVEGRGNRTVAIPGKKFVETVRVYPEGLLTLEWPDTGNRIWLRAKGFNSEHNIQPGEGFPELPKPEAGLPSVVVPSALFRKAINLGSISVSKDATKPALSGVLLHMGRSFIRVVSTDGFRLAVVEVPMETGLEADARIIVPRRALDLLPSSLGDDGQLTLSWDERSLFMDQPGLKFSTRRVTGNYPAYEKVLPSELPRKVIVDREDFLKTLRVVGLKKDDYNKNVRLFFEFPNLRVFFQHPDEGVNQGTISFTGEENPLELAFNIDYLTELLERIPGEEVVYQFKDDVGQGIFMSPSIEDMSFRYILMPVKFANPS; encoded by the coding sequence ATGAACTTTCAAGTACAGGTCTCCAAGGAACGTCTTGATAAGACGCTCGGGATACTCAAGCACGCGCTGGAACGCAGGGTGACCCTGCCCATCCTCCAGCACGTCCTGCTGGAAGTTCAGGATCACGAAATGACGCTGAAGGCCACGGACATGGAACTGGCCTTCGAGGCCGTCCTTCCGGTGGAGGGCCGGGGCAACCGGACCGTCGCCATCCCCGGCAAGAAGTTCGTGGAGACGGTGCGGGTCTATCCCGAGGGCCTCCTCACCCTGGAATGGCCCGACACCGGCAACCGCATCTGGCTTCGGGCCAAGGGGTTCAACTCGGAGCACAACATCCAGCCCGGAGAAGGCTTCCCCGAGCTCCCCAAGCCCGAGGCGGGCCTGCCCAGCGTGGTGGTGCCCTCGGCCCTCTTCCGCAAGGCCATCAACCTGGGGTCGATCTCCGTCAGCAAGGACGCCACCAAGCCCGCCCTTTCCGGCGTGCTCCTCCACATGGGACGCAGCTTCATCCGGGTGGTCTCCACCGACGGCTTCCGCCTCGCGGTGGTGGAGGTTCCCATGGAGACCGGCCTGGAGGCCGATGCGCGCATCATCGTGCCCCGTCGCGCCCTGGACCTCCTGCCCTCGAGCCTGGGCGACGACGGCCAGCTCACCCTGTCCTGGGACGAGCGCAGCCTCTTCATGGACCAGCCCGGGCTCAAGTTCTCCACGCGCCGGGTCACCGGCAACTACCCCGCCTACGAAAAGGTCCTCCCCTCCGAACTGCCCCGGAAGGTCATCGTGGACCGCGAGGATTTCCTCAAGACCCTCCGGGTCGTGGGGCTCAAGAAGGACGACTACAACAAGAACGTCCGGCTCTTCTTCGAGTTCCCCAATCTGCGCGTCTTCTTCCAGCACCCCGACGAGGGCGTCAACCAGGGCACCATCAGCTTCACGGGCGAGGAGAACCCCCTGGAGCTGGCCTTCAACATCGACTACCTCACGGAGCTCCTCGAGCGGATCCCCGGCGAGGAGGTGGTCTACCAGTTCAAGGACGATGTGGGCCAGGGCATCTTCATGTCCCCCAGCATCGAGGACATGAGCTTCAGGTACATCCTGATGCCCGTTAAGTTCGCGAATCCCAGCTAG